One genomic segment of Streptomyces sp. NBC_00239 includes these proteins:
- a CDS encoding phiSA1p31-related protein, translating into MAFKVGDEVRFAGARGVVDQGAYESTGLRTTAYVVLMSDGPDEGRTLVAKASELTPAAFSNGDRVRDDSTEYTVEAGPFMGHSEWYAVKAEDGKVFSSAGVLLTLVEHATETVKVGDRVRVVKDDPCLRTGEFVGLVGTVESTTGAAGTPRYLVRFGSAGHGSRNGEWYCAEVEPVDEPQADTYEYNGVTYDLTARYRDADGDYWSFVRVGDTVRGMYSCFDRDASGAVDEHSTTLRDAVYRYGPLTRV; encoded by the coding sequence GTGGCTTTCAAGGTTGGCGACGAGGTGCGATTCGCCGGAGCCCGAGGTGTGGTGGATCAGGGGGCTTACGAGTCGACGGGTCTGCGCACGACGGCGTACGTGGTGCTGATGTCGGACGGGCCGGACGAGGGGCGGACGCTGGTGGCGAAGGCGTCGGAGCTGACGCCGGCTGCCTTCAGCAATGGCGACCGAGTGAGGGATGACAGCACGGAGTACACCGTCGAAGCCGGACCTTTCATGGGGCACAGCGAGTGGTACGCGGTTAAGGCGGAAGACGGCAAGGTGTTCAGCAGCGCCGGTGTGCTGCTCACCCTCGTCGAGCACGCGACGGAGACCGTCAAGGTCGGCGACCGGGTGCGTGTGGTGAAGGACGATCCGTGCTTGCGCACGGGTGAGTTCGTCGGGCTCGTCGGCACAGTGGAATCCACCACAGGCGCGGCCGGGACTCCTCGGTATCTGGTGCGATTCGGCAGCGCAGGCCACGGCTCCCGAAACGGTGAGTGGTACTGCGCGGAGGTCGAGCCCGTCGACGAGCCGCAGGCCGACACCTACGAGTACAACGGCGTGACCTACGACCTGACGGCCAGGTACCGCGACGCGGACGGCGACTACTGGTCCTTTGTGCGCGTCGGTGACACGGTGCGCGGCATGTATAGCTGCTTTGATCGTGACGCTTCTGGCGCCGTCGATGAGCACAGCACGACCCTGAGAGACGCCGTGTACAGGTACGGCCCTCTGACTCGCGTCTGA
- a CDS encoding DNA (cytosine-5-)-methyltransferase, with product MTALARLFPRDRAEKLFKTPTANLASNGSAQHPDKRKAGGHGPTLEDEVCFLLNVDPDEVADNGPHSPADWWGPFAACVYRWEIFMGRQAPVPLMRGPRGGLKLAPKFAEWMMGLPDGWVTDVPGLTREEQIGRIGNGVCPQQAHHAFGFLRDQLHKALTEESTQHG from the coding sequence GTGACGGCGCTTGCCCGCCTCTTCCCCCGGGACCGGGCGGAGAAGCTTTTCAAGACGCCGACGGCCAACTTGGCAAGCAACGGATCGGCGCAGCACCCAGACAAGCGCAAGGCAGGTGGACACGGTCCGACGCTGGAGGACGAGGTGTGCTTCCTCCTGAACGTCGACCCGGACGAGGTTGCCGACAACGGCCCGCACTCGCCGGCCGACTGGTGGGGACCCTTCGCTGCCTGTGTCTACCGGTGGGAAATCTTCATGGGCCGCCAGGCGCCCGTGCCGCTGATGCGCGGTCCTCGGGGCGGCTTGAAACTCGCCCCAAAGTTCGCCGAGTGGATGATGGGACTTCCTGACGGGTGGGTGACTGACGTCCCCGGGCTGACGCGGGAAGAGCAGATCGGCCGTATCGGCAACGGGGTTTGTCCGCAGCAAGCGCATCACGCCTTCGGCTTCCTGCGGGACCAGTTGCACAAAGCACTCACGGAGGAGAGCACGCAGCATGGGTAA
- a CDS encoding DNA cytosine methyltransferase encodes MPILELCAGYGGLGRAVEALTGDKVTVVAEVHGAACRVMAHRFPDAPNIGDVRTQNWGALMGEGIDTITAGFPCQDISNAGRREGIKGERSGIWFNIADGIRVLRPRHVFLENVGALRNRGQAAVLRSLHEIGYSASWISLRASDIGAPHHRDRWFAYATPSDPDGS; translated from the coding sequence ATGCCGATCCTCGAACTCTGCGCCGGATATGGCGGTCTGGGACGGGCAGTAGAGGCGCTGACGGGTGACAAGGTCACCGTAGTAGCTGAGGTACACGGAGCAGCCTGTCGAGTCATGGCACACCGATTCCCTGACGCTCCGAACATTGGAGACGTTCGCACGCAGAACTGGGGCGCCCTGATGGGCGAGGGAATCGACACCATCACGGCGGGATTCCCCTGCCAGGACATCAGCAACGCAGGACGCCGAGAGGGGATCAAGGGTGAGCGCTCCGGTATCTGGTTCAACATCGCGGACGGGATACGGGTTCTTCGACCCCGACACGTCTTCCTGGAGAACGTGGGAGCACTCCGAAATCGGGGACAAGCCGCAGTGCTCCGTTCGCTTCACGAGATCGGGTACAGCGCTTCGTGGATCTCTCTACGAGCTTCCGACATCGGGGCTCCGCACCATCGGGACAGGTGGTTCGCTTACGCCACACCTTCCGACCCCGACGGTAGCTGA
- a CDS encoding recombination directionality factor, translated as MGTNNLRRIWDADPDAAPKERPNFSDDTVGRFRSGRLVKTGKTESPEALSEWRVTTGDPIVAARIAELLGGEVESWETDNEDNLQVLTDSASVHIVIEPDTLDASFKHFMPGAGLIHHCDGFEYLSPEEDKGMACGCPTVVAERKLRATQKRGPAPSIELTFRLADHMDLGKWRFNSGSWKLVDALGPLFAELDRYPGQQVRATLTIENVSYVPQKGPRAGQTVSYNKPVIKILGAYEAAAALADAA; from the coding sequence TTGGGCACGAACAATCTGCGCAGGATCTGGGACGCCGACCCGGACGCCGCTCCGAAGGAACGGCCGAACTTCAGTGATGACACAGTCGGCCGCTTCCGGTCCGGCCGCCTCGTGAAGACGGGCAAGACCGAGTCTCCTGAGGCACTCTCCGAGTGGAGGGTGACGACCGGGGATCCAATCGTGGCGGCGCGTATCGCGGAGCTGCTCGGCGGGGAGGTGGAGTCGTGGGAGACGGACAACGAGGACAACCTCCAGGTGCTCACCGACTCTGCGTCGGTGCACATCGTCATCGAGCCGGACACGCTTGACGCGAGCTTCAAGCACTTCATGCCCGGCGCCGGTCTGATCCACCACTGTGACGGATTTGAGTACCTCTCGCCGGAAGAGGACAAGGGCATGGCGTGTGGCTGCCCCACGGTCGTGGCGGAGAGGAAGCTCCGGGCGACGCAGAAGCGCGGTCCCGCTCCGTCCATCGAGCTGACATTCCGCCTCGCTGATCACATGGATCTCGGCAAGTGGCGCTTCAACAGCGGCTCTTGGAAGCTGGTCGACGCGCTCGGGCCGCTCTTTGCGGAGCTGGACCGGTACCCCGGTCAGCAGGTGCGCGCGACGCTGACGATCGAGAACGTCAGCTACGTCCCGCAGAAGGGACCGCGCGCCGGCCAGACCGTCAGCTACAACAAGCCGGTGATCAAGATCCTGGGCGCGTACGAGGCTGCTGCGGCTCTCGCCGACGCTGCCTGA
- a CDS encoding RNA ligase family protein, which produces MSLHELAERRDRRELLDGFTFTPWPTTARLFRTVVITEKLDGTNAAIHVDEAGRVAAQSRNRLITPSDDNFGFAGWVHDHAADLAYILGPGLHFGEWWGKGIQRGYGRETRRFSLFNTDRWFKTGPDGLDSMSTRAGDTLLGIDGLIGAVPVLFQGEFSEARIRHALMSLELHGSRAAPGFMTPEGVCVYHTQTKSVFKVTLDHQDAGKWEAA; this is translated from the coding sequence GTGAGTCTCCACGAACTGGCGGAGCGACGTGACCGGCGTGAGCTGCTCGACGGCTTCACGTTCACGCCCTGGCCCACGACGGCTCGCTTGTTCCGCACTGTCGTCATCACGGAAAAGCTCGACGGCACCAACGCCGCCATCCACGTCGACGAAGCCGGCCGGGTGGCCGCTCAGTCTCGGAACCGGCTGATCACGCCGTCGGACGACAACTTCGGCTTTGCCGGGTGGGTCCACGACCACGCTGCGGACCTGGCCTACATCCTTGGCCCCGGTCTCCACTTCGGGGAGTGGTGGGGGAAGGGGATCCAGCGGGGGTACGGGAGGGAGACGAGGCGTTTCAGCCTCTTTAACACCGACCGCTGGTTCAAGACTGGCCCCGACGGGCTCGACTCCATGTCGACGCGGGCGGGAGACACCTTGCTTGGGATCGACGGCTTGATCGGCGCTGTGCCTGTGCTGTTTCAGGGAGAGTTCTCTGAGGCGCGCATCCGTCACGCGCTGATGAGCCTGGAGCTTCACGGATCCCGCGCCGCTCCCGGTTTCATGACCCCCGAAGGCGTCTGCGTCTACCACACGCAGACGAAGTCCGTTTTCAAGGTGACCTTGGACCATCAGGACGCCGGCAAGTGGGAGGCCGCGTGA
- a CDS encoding DUF7574 domain-containing protein produces the protein MENIYYSPEKFGLKELGEVDTGGSYEFNKFVAWSRPDDGAVFWSTDSGCSCPSPFEDLESVDSLERVRDVAEFARVARAWVRDASDASASDRDAMELIIRRVQRRMKTKAVAA, from the coding sequence GTGGAGAACATCTACTACAGCCCGGAGAAGTTCGGACTGAAGGAGCTTGGGGAGGTGGACACGGGAGGCTCGTACGAGTTCAACAAGTTCGTGGCGTGGAGCCGTCCCGACGATGGCGCCGTGTTTTGGTCCACGGACAGCGGCTGTTCGTGTCCGTCGCCGTTCGAGGACCTGGAGAGCGTTGACAGCCTGGAGCGAGTCCGCGATGTCGCGGAGTTCGCCCGTGTAGCCCGTGCGTGGGTCCGCGATGCCTCCGACGCGTCGGCGTCGGACCGCGACGCCATGGAGCTGATCATTCGCAGGGTCCAGCGGCGGATGAAGACGAAGGCGGTGGCGGCGTGA
- a CDS encoding deoxynucleotide monophosphate kinase family protein, translating to MNIGLIGRARSGKDTVGRILLDHGGYERVAFADPLKAAALKLDPLIHTDHPSGVERLSEILATPNALTWEDAKDMFPEVRRILQELGAAMRAIDPEFWLRAGLARAEEVNRQTGRPAVVTDVRYPNEADSLKRAGFHLIYVDRPGIPHLTHESEGALGPVDADFVIENDGSLDDLKERVRTVYHQIHTDESRRHYARAHS from the coding sequence ATGAACATCGGACTCATCGGCCGCGCGCGTAGCGGCAAGGACACCGTCGGCCGAATCCTGCTGGATCACGGCGGCTACGAGCGCGTTGCGTTCGCGGACCCGCTGAAGGCGGCAGCGCTGAAGCTGGATCCGCTGATCCACACCGATCACCCCTCCGGCGTGGAGCGGCTCTCGGAGATCTTGGCTACGCCGAACGCGCTCACTTGGGAAGACGCGAAGGACATGTTCCCCGAGGTCCGCCGCATCCTTCAGGAGCTGGGCGCCGCCATGCGCGCCATCGATCCGGAGTTCTGGCTCCGCGCCGGGCTGGCTCGCGCCGAAGAGGTCAACCGTCAGACCGGCCGCCCCGCCGTCGTCACTGACGTCCGGTACCCAAACGAGGCGGACTCCCTCAAGCGCGCCGGCTTCCACCTCATCTATGTCGACCGCCCCGGCATCCCCCACCTGACTCACGAGTCGGAAGGGGCGCTCGGGCCGGTGGACGCGGACTTCGTGATCGAGAACGACGGATCGCTCGACGACCTGAAGGAACGCGTCCGCACCGTCTACCACCAGATCCACACCGACGAGTCCCGCCGTCACTACGCGCGGGCCCACTCCTGA
- a CDS encoding SGNH/GDSL hydrolase family protein yields MPMPPGIATVTLTGRYIHPDGTPLQGTVRISAPTLITLSGADSFTAGSALVTLNSSGSFSVTLVATDNAAMQPTGWVYTVTEEMLGFSPRTYGILLPQATPLVDLADIAPANPDDGEYVVIAGPAGRTLLNGTSAPGAGVGANGDFYINTATWTIYGPKASGAWGSGTPLAGGGGGAVASVNGHTGTVVLVASDVGADAAGTAATAASAAQSAAISSASAYTDSAVDNVIALLEADYITDTDPRLSDDRTPALHKSSHAAGGTDELLPADIGAAVATDVTALTSRVTTAEAAITARQRQAVRRGSIPEQSLTDSLYSGAAPTITTAMTTTPSVASPIKHAPPLVTLAGSDVRGDFLFLGATDFAIGASSPDTNYALPTSRYPHAYTTPQNSYAVEITTNAAEIELRFKYMSATTSAYTLSIDGRPLTNTPQLVGGTTVGSGHMLKVAFGSSVFRRIRFDLYNVPFGGLYIPSTATTWRPITARGRMMVLGDSITDGSTYNSGMGIGTWLYRAARMLGITDAWEQGRGSTGYISAGTSATFGNRLAADVVAYPPDLLIIKGGYNDASGSQSAIQAAAAALYSAAKTGLPSTQIVIVGPLSPTASPATSITNTDTTLRTEAATAGLPYISLVTGETRNGAGAVVSTQSPYVTAANVATVIGGDGVHPTDAGHEHLARWMVRALAPILPL; encoded by the coding sequence ATGCCCATGCCCCCAGGTATCGCGACCGTCACCCTGACCGGCCGCTACATCCACCCCGACGGAACGCCTCTCCAGGGGACCGTGCGCATCTCGGCGCCAACTCTGATCACTCTGTCCGGCGCCGACAGCTTCACGGCAGGGTCGGCGCTGGTGACGCTGAACTCCTCCGGATCCTTCTCCGTCACGCTCGTCGCAACCGACAACGCCGCAATGCAGCCCACGGGTTGGGTGTACACGGTGACGGAGGAGATGCTCGGCTTCTCTCCCCGCACGTACGGCATCCTGCTTCCGCAGGCGACGCCCCTCGTCGACCTAGCGGACATCGCGCCGGCCAACCCCGACGATGGTGAATACGTCGTCATCGCAGGTCCGGCGGGACGGACGCTGCTGAACGGCACGTCGGCGCCAGGTGCGGGCGTTGGCGCCAACGGTGACTTCTACATCAACACCGCCACGTGGACGATTTATGGGCCGAAGGCCTCCGGCGCGTGGGGGAGCGGGACCCCGCTCGCCGGTGGTGGTGGCGGCGCCGTGGCGTCCGTGAACGGGCACACTGGGACGGTCGTCCTGGTGGCTTCGGACGTCGGGGCGGACGCAGCAGGAACGGCGGCCACGGCTGCTTCCGCGGCACAGAGCGCGGCCATCTCGTCCGCCTCCGCCTACACGGATTCCGCGGTGGACAACGTCATCGCGCTCCTGGAGGCGGACTACATCACCGACACGGATCCGCGTCTCAGCGACGACCGCACGCCGGCACTGCACAAGAGCAGCCACGCTGCTGGAGGGACGGACGAGCTGCTTCCCGCGGACATCGGTGCGGCCGTAGCAACGGACGTGACGGCTCTGACGTCGCGTGTGACTACCGCTGAGGCGGCCATTACGGCCCGTCAGCGTCAGGCAGTGCGACGAGGATCCATCCCCGAGCAGTCGCTGACGGACTCGCTGTACTCCGGGGCGGCGCCGACGATCACGACAGCGATGACGACCACGCCCAGTGTCGCAAGCCCGATCAAGCACGCGCCGCCGCTGGTGACGCTCGCGGGCTCTGACGTCCGCGGAGATTTCCTCTTCCTGGGCGCCACGGATTTTGCGATCGGTGCTAGCTCCCCGGATACCAACTACGCCTTGCCGACGTCGCGGTACCCCCACGCCTACACCACACCGCAGAACTCCTACGCGGTCGAGATCACCACCAACGCGGCGGAGATCGAGCTACGGTTCAAGTACATGAGCGCAACCACTAGCGCCTACACACTCAGCATCGACGGGCGCCCGCTGACGAACACTCCTCAGCTCGTGGGCGGAACGACCGTGGGCAGCGGCCACATGCTGAAGGTGGCGTTCGGCTCGTCGGTGTTCCGGCGGATCCGCTTTGACCTGTACAACGTCCCCTTCGGCGGCCTCTACATCCCGTCGACCGCAACCACCTGGCGCCCCATCACTGCCCGCGGGCGGATGATGGTTCTGGGCGACTCGATCACCGATGGCTCGACGTACAACTCGGGTATGGGCATTGGCACTTGGCTCTACCGCGCGGCACGAATGCTCGGCATCACCGACGCGTGGGAGCAGGGACGAGGGTCGACGGGCTATATCAGCGCGGGCACGAGCGCGACCTTTGGAAACCGTCTCGCGGCCGATGTCGTGGCCTATCCTCCGGACCTGCTGATCATCAAGGGCGGGTACAACGATGCCTCGGGGTCTCAGTCCGCCATTCAGGCAGCTGCTGCGGCCCTCTACTCCGCGGCGAAGACAGGTCTTCCGTCGACGCAGATCGTCATCGTCGGTCCACTCTCCCCGACGGCTTCGCCGGCGACCAGCATCACGAACACGGACACGACGCTACGCACGGAGGCTGCAACGGCTGGCCTTCCGTACATCTCGCTCGTCACGGGCGAGACGAGGAATGGGGCGGGGGCCGTAGTCAGCACGCAGAGCCCCTACGTCACGGCCGCCAACGTCGCGACTGTCATCGGTGGCGACGGCGTGCACCCGACGGACGCAGGACACGAACACCTGGCCCGCTGGATGGTGCGGGCTCTGGCGCCGATCCTGCCGCTCTGA
- a CDS encoding peptidoglycan-binding domain-containing protein, whose amino-acid sequence MGEIWIKEAERLGDGKVGGEMDTPDAPPRAVWHTTESGAGDDAFTNVGAYLIAVSSEPHILYDPLTDRLGQYGPLNESARALKNAPGLRTNRTGKVCVQIEVLARAAKPFTAYFKPGKNFKALIRALRSWGIPDVWPAGALAKAYNDDTASRSAKTWMAQGGHYGHCNIPGNDHWDPGNIDQGAIFRAAPVETKPPTKPPTTPVVDLSNLIAAAHRDPGLPQGGTTHPTDVRIVEAALKAEGLLGARYAADGSFGTLTREAYTRWQLKLYPGASTAPGGAADGIPGRASLEKLGAKRGFTVKA is encoded by the coding sequence ATGGGTGAGATTTGGATCAAGGAAGCAGAGCGCCTCGGAGACGGCAAGGTCGGCGGAGAGATGGACACCCCCGACGCTCCTCCGCGCGCGGTGTGGCACACGACAGAGAGTGGTGCGGGGGACGACGCGTTCACGAACGTGGGTGCATACCTGATCGCCGTCAGCTCGGAGCCGCACATTCTGTACGACCCGCTGACCGACAGGCTCGGGCAGTACGGTCCGCTGAACGAGAGCGCACGTGCTCTGAAGAACGCGCCGGGCCTGCGGACCAACCGAACCGGCAAGGTGTGTGTTCAGATCGAAGTACTCGCCCGTGCTGCGAAGCCCTTCACGGCGTACTTCAAGCCCGGCAAGAACTTCAAGGCCCTCATTCGTGCGCTCCGTTCGTGGGGTATCCCCGACGTCTGGCCGGCGGGCGCCCTGGCGAAGGCGTACAACGACGACACCGCTTCGCGGAGCGCGAAGACGTGGATGGCGCAGGGTGGCCACTACGGGCACTGCAACATTCCGGGCAATGATCACTGGGATCCGGGGAACATCGATCAGGGCGCGATCTTCCGCGCGGCCCCCGTCGAGACGAAGCCGCCCACGAAGCCACCGACCACGCCTGTCGTCGACCTCTCCAACCTGATCGCCGCTGCCCACCGCGACCCGGGCCTTCCTCAGGGCGGAACGACGCACCCGACGGACGTCCGCATCGTCGAAGCGGCGCTGAAGGCGGAAGGGCTGCTTGGCGCGCGATATGCGGCTGACGGCTCGTTCGGCACCCTGACGCGTGAGGCGTACACGCGGTGGCAGCTCAAGCTCTACCCGGGCGCGAGCACGGCTCCTGGCGGAGCAGCTGACGGCATCCCCGGGAGGGCGTCGCTCGAAAAGCTGGGCGCCAAGCGTGGCTTCACCGTGAAGGCGTGA
- a CDS encoding DUF5047 domain-containing protein, producing MHPVSAKFLTTLATSHRMVVEVDAYYDGALTAAGIPVADGSVTVDRGSKTRRTLSLTVADPSYLPWDASDMLASYGQYLVVRRGIRYSDGSTEMVPLGRFRISEPSGDTLYGPVTLSGHSSECLIIDDALTVPTSTRGYTGCVDAITALIRSTLPDSTIINATADERNPPCGVAVWDVGTDRWECVQKVATAMQAEVYVDALDRFVVADTPDVSTAPVAWNIAEGEGGALMASARTMSRTAVFNAVVASGEGGSGSTTISAMAKDLDPSSPTRWGGPFGKVTKSISSSLWTSEGACQSAADAALAEGLAANIQIAIDSVPNPALEGNDVLRIAYSGHAERFLLQSAQIPLTADGDFSVTLRSGKDDA from the coding sequence ATGCACCCCGTGAGCGCGAAGTTCTTGACGACGCTTGCTACTTCACACCGCATGGTCGTCGAGGTGGACGCCTACTACGACGGAGCCCTGACGGCCGCCGGAATTCCGGTGGCGGACGGCTCCGTCACGGTGGACCGCGGATCAAAAACACGGCGGACGCTCAGTCTCACCGTGGCGGATCCGTCCTACCTCCCGTGGGACGCCTCCGACATGCTGGCGTCCTACGGTCAATACCTTGTCGTCCGACGCGGAATTCGCTACAGCGACGGCTCGACGGAGATGGTTCCGCTCGGGCGATTCCGCATCAGCGAGCCCTCCGGCGACACCCTCTACGGTCCGGTGACGCTGTCGGGGCATTCGAGCGAGTGCCTCATCATCGATGACGCTCTGACGGTTCCGACTTCAACACGTGGCTACACAGGTTGCGTTGATGCGATCACTGCGCTCATCCGTTCAACGCTGCCTGACTCGACAATCATCAACGCAACGGCAGACGAGCGGAATCCACCCTGCGGCGTCGCAGTCTGGGACGTCGGAACTGATCGTTGGGAGTGTGTCCAGAAAGTCGCAACGGCTATGCAGGCGGAGGTTTACGTCGACGCACTGGACCGTTTCGTAGTCGCCGACACTCCCGACGTCTCCACGGCTCCGGTTGCATGGAACATCGCAGAGGGAGAAGGCGGAGCGCTCATGGCGTCGGCCCGAACGATGTCGAGAACGGCGGTGTTCAACGCCGTTGTGGCTAGCGGTGAGGGTGGATCCGGCTCTACGACAATCAGCGCAATGGCCAAGGATCTTGATCCGTCGAGCCCGACGAGGTGGGGCGGTCCTTTCGGCAAGGTGACGAAGTCTATCTCTTCGTCCCTCTGGACTTCCGAAGGGGCCTGCCAGAGCGCAGCCGACGCGGCTCTTGCTGAGGGACTCGCCGCGAACATCCAAATAGCCATCGACAGCGTTCCAAATCCGGCATTGGAGGGGAATGACGTCCTGCGAATTGCCTACTCAGGGCACGCGGAACGTTTCCTTCTCCAGTCGGCGCAGATCCCGCTGACAGCCGACGGAGATTTCAGTGTCACCCTGCGGAGCGGGAAGGATGACGCCTAA